The window AACTGTCAGGACAATTCACGGAACTGTAAGGGCTCCGATCGAAACCGTAAGGGCCCGGGTGAACTTTCATGGACTGCAAGGGCCGTGTAAAACAACAGCACGAAGGATCTATAACCTTTCCCCGACCCTTGAAACACTTCCCTCAAAGTTCACGACATTTCTTTCATGCCTCGAAATGTTTCTATCCGAGACCACAACATTTCCCACAAACCTCGAAACGATTCCCTCCAAGTCCTCAACAATTTCTCCAAACCTCGAAACGCCCTGCCCCAAGTTCACAACACTCCCCCCAAACCTCGAAACGCCCTGCCCCGCCCCCGAAACACCACTACCCACCCCAACCACCCCAACCCCAAAAGGCCGCCCCGACAAGGACAGCCCTTCAGTCATTTCTTCATTTGCCCCGCTCCGAATTTCTGCTCGGCGGCTTCCAGTGCTATCGATGCGTCAGAATGCGGGTGCTTCACGTTGCCAATGATTTGGAAATCTTCATGGCCTTTGCCGGCGAAGATGATAATGTCGTCTTCTTCTGCGACAGATACCGCATGGCGGACGGCTTCTGCCCGGTCGCCGATGCAGGCGTATCGGTCGTGGGTCATGCCCGCTTCCAATTCAGAAAGAATCGATTCGTACGGCTCGTCCCGCGGGTCGTCGGTCGTCAGGATGACATAGTCGGCGACGGATGCCTTTTCAGCCATGACAGGCCGCTTTTTCCGATCGCGGTTTCCGCCCGTGCCGATGACGAATATCAATTTATTCTTCTTATACGGCAGCACGGCATGGATCGCCTTTTCGATTGCATCGGGTGAATGGGCATAGTCGATATAGATCGTCAACGGAAGAGAGGTCTCCACTTTCTCCATCCGGCCTTTGACGGAAGAGATCTTTTCCAAATGCCCGATAATTTCCTCCGTCCCCATCCCTTTTGCGAATAAAGCGGCGATCGCTGCCAACGCATTGTAGACACTGAACTCACCAATCAATTTCATATCAACTTCGAATTCGCCTTCAGGGGATGCTAGCCGGAACGTCGTGCGGTCCGCAGCCAACACAATGCCCGAAGCGCGGAACATCGCGTCATTCCGGATTCCATAGGTCAAGGCTGGAAACGGCGTCATCTGGCCCATCCGCTCACTCCACTCATCATCCGCGTTCAGGATCGCAAATTTGCGTTTTTCCAAGTCCTGTCCAAGCTGGGCGAATAAAAGACCTTTTGCATACCCGTAATCTTCCATCGTGCCATGGAAATCGAGATGATCATGCGTCAAATTCGTGAAAACGGCAATGTCGAACTCCGCACCAGCCAAACGACCTTCCACGAGACCATGCGACGACACTTCCATCGCCATCGTCGAACAACCTTCCTGCACCGCGCGGGCAATCATCCCTTGCGTCGTCAGGACATCATTCGTCGTGTTCTCGGTTTCATATAAAATGCCATCCAAATTAAACCCGATTGTCCCAGAAACAGCCGAACGCTCCCCGCTCTCCTGTAAAATGGCGTGAATGATATTGCTGACGCTTGTCTTTCCGTTCGTCCCTGTGACGCCAATCATCGTCATTTTCCGCGAAGGATAACTATAGAAACGGGATGCCAGCAAACCGACTGCCCGCGACGTATCGTCCACGAGCACGACTGCCACTTTATCCGGATCCACGTCGACCGGTTTCGAAGCGACGATGACGCGAGCCCCATTGTCCACAGCCTTCCCAACAAAATCATGGCCATCCACCGTGAAGCCTTCGATGCAGACAAATACGCCCCCTGCGTTGACCGCGCGCGAATCTACGGCCATATCGGTCACGGTCGCCGGCAGCTCCCCGATAATTTCCTTGTTCGGCAAAATAGCAAATAATTTTTCGGTATCCATACTTTTCTTCCTTTCATTCTCTTCCATCCGTTCATTATACTTTTTTTCCGCCCCGATTACACTTGAGACACCAATAGCGGATCTGCCTAATTAAAGCACCATCAGGACGCAGTGTGTCTAAATTCCCTATTCAGCTGGGGTTTCCCCTACTGAAATAAGTGAAAAACCGCCTCTCATCGAAGAAGCGGTTTGATCCATTTCAATTTATCTTTATACGGCGGGAAGGCGATGCGCATTGGGATGGCGGTGCTTCGTTTCAGCAATGATTTCGCATGGGTGAACGTCTCGAAGCTTGTTTTGCCATGATACGCATTCATGCCGGACGGACCGACTCCGCCAAATGGCAGATGGATATTGCCGACGTGTGAAATTGTATCGTTGATGCACCCACCGCCAAATGGGACGTTTTCGATAAAGTACTCCGCCGCCTGTTTGTTTTCCGTAAACATATAAGCCGCAAGTGGTTTCGGCAAGAGGCGGATATGATGAATGGCTTCAGCCAAATTATCATATAGTAGGATTGGAAGGATTGGACCGAAAATCTCTTCTTCCATCGCTGGACCGTCCCATACGACATTACAAAGCAGCGTCGGTTCCATATACAGGTCATCCCTGCGACTGCTTCCACCATAAAAAAGATGCTCCCGTTCCCTTTGGATGATCCTCGCCAACCGGTCAAACTGCTTTTGATTGACAATCCGGCCATAATCCGGGCTTACAGACGCATCCTTTCCATAGAATCGGTGCAATACTTGGACCATCTCCGAAACAAACTGCTCATGGACGGAATGATGTATGAGAACATAGTCCGGCGCGATGCAAGTTTGCCCGTTATTGATGAATTTCCCCCAAATAATCCGTTCAGCCGCTTTTGCCAAATCGGCCGTCTGATCCACAAGTGCCGGGCTTTTACCACCGAGTTCCAGAGTGATCGGTGTCAATCGCTCAGCCGCAGCCTTCATGACAATTTTCCCGACCTCCGCACTGCCTGTGAAGAATATATAATCGAACGACGCATGAATAAGCGTCGCTGTCTCTTCCCGTTCTCCTTCGATGACGCAAATGTATTCGGTTGGGAATGTCTCTGAGATGATTTTTTTCACAATGGCCGCTGTGTGGACCGCTGTTTCCGATGGTTTGACCACCGCACAATTCCCACCTGCTATCGCGCCGATCAATGGTTCCATAACGAGCTGGAATGGATAATTAAAAGGTCCAATGATCAAAACCGATCCATACGGTTCTCGGATGATGCGGCTGGACGCCGGCTGCAGATGGATCGGGGTCTTCACGGCTTCGGGCTGTAACCACTCGTCCAAATGATCCAGCATATACGAAATGCTGGAGAGGACGAACCCAATTTCCGTGACGTACGCTTCAAAATCACTTTTTCCAAGATCATGATGAAGAGCTTCATAAATGGCTTGTTCATTCGACTCGATCGCTTGTTTCAATTGTCGCAACATCTTTTTACGGAAAGCGGCATTTCGCGTTCCGCCCGTAAAATAATAAGCCCGCTGATGAGCGATCAGACTTTCCGCCTGTTCCGCTGTGAAATTCATGGAATCCCCTCCGTTCCTTGGTATTTCCATTGTATGTCTCTTTTTATTTTTCTGCAAAATCAGGAGTTCATTCTGCACAGAATCGTAAGCGCTTACAGCTCGTCACCGAAAGTCAATCTTTCCAAAGAACTGTCTTTTTCGACAAATTTTCCGACCAAGTACGCAGTTTTGGAACTACGTCAACTCCATATACTATGATTGACAACCGACTCCCATTACCGTTTTACATAATTAGGCCTTCCGATTCTATTTCAATGATTGACGTTTTGCTTTTCCGAAGTCAGGGGTAAATATAGGACAACACCAATCAGAGGAGGAAATGGTTATGACTACAACAGAAACTTGGTGGGAAACAATTTTTGAGGGAAACCTTGCGTTAGGAATCAATAAAGAGCGACTTGCTGAACTCGACGAAGAAACTTTCCTCTATTTCGATGATGAACACCAAGCGCTAGAACAGACTCAGTAATTATACTTTACTCACAACGAAAACAATCATACGAAGTAAAAAAACGGCTTTTCCAATCCCTTCATTGGAAAAGCCGTTTTTCAGACATACTTCCATTACTTGTCATGGTTTAATCAATCTACAATCGTGAAAGGCTTACCATATCCCCAGCATAGGAAATTCACATTTTAGGAGGATGCGACAATGAATCAAGATCAAAACAAAAATCAAACAACAAACGAGGAAAACGAGATGACGTTGACCAATCGGCAAGGACATCCGATCACGAACAATCAAAACTTGCGGACTGTCGGCAACCGAGGGCCTGCTACATTGGAGAACTACGATTTCATCGAAAAACTAAGTCATTTTGACAGAGAGCGGATTCCCGAACGCGTCGTGCACGGCAGAGGTGCAGGAGCCCACGGTTATTTTGAAGCATATGGATCAGTCGGCGATGAACCAGTTTCGAAATATACACGAGCTTCATTGTTTCAAGAAAAAGGGAAACAGACTCCCGTATTTGTTCGCTTTTCAACCGTGATTCACGGTGGGCATTCTCCCGAAACCCTTCGAGATCCCCGCGGGTTTGCGGTAAAATTTTATACGGAGGACGGAAACTGGGATTTGGTCGGCAACAATTTAAAGATTTTTTTCATCCGCGATGCAATCAAATTCCCTGATATGATCCATGCTTTCAAGCCCGACCCGATTACGAATATCCAAGACAGTGAACGCTTTTTCGATTTCTGCGCCAGTTCACCTGAATCCTTCCATATGGTAACGTTCATCTACTCACCTTGGGGAATTCCAGCCAACTATCGACAAATGCAAGGATCCGGCGTCAATACGTATAAATGGATTAACAGTGAAGGCGAAGCGGTTCTCATTAAATACCATTGGGAGCCGAAGCAAGGGATTAAAAACTTGACGCAAAAACAGGCGGAGGAAATCCAAGCGAAAAACTTCAATCACGCCACGCAGGATCTATACGATGCGATTGAGCGCGGAGATTACCCAGAATGGGAACTTTTCGTTCAAATCATGAGTGATGACGAGCATCCGGAACTGGATTTCGATCCGCTCGATGATACGAAACTTTGGCCGAATGACCAATTTCCATGGCTGCCTGTCGGAAAGCTCGTATTAAACAGAAATCCCGAAGACTATTTCAGCGAAGTCGAACAATCCGCATTTGGGACAGGTGTTCTGATCGATGGTCTCGATTTCTCGGATGATAAAATGTTGCAAGGACGAACCTTTTCCTATTCTGATACACAACGCCATCGGATTGGTGCCAATTATCTTCAGCTGCCGATCAATGCCCCGAAAAAGAGAGTAGCGACCAATCAGAGCGGCGGGCAAATGCAGTATAAAGTGGATCGGGCACCTGGACAAAATCCACATATCAATTATGAACCGTCCATTCTCGGAGGACTGCAAGAAGCGAAACAAGACGGAAAAGAACACACTCCTCGCATAGAAGGAAACCTCGTCCGAGAATCCATCGACCGCAACGACAACACAAAGCAGGCCGGCGAAACGTACCGTGCTTTTGAGGATTGGGAAAAAGATGAATTGATAAACAATCTAGTAAATGACCTGTCTACATGCGATCCGCGCATCCAAAAGAAAATGATCGCACTTGCAGAGGAAGCAGACGAAGAATATGGCCGACGTCTTCAGGAAGGACTGCAAAAAGCAGATGCCGACGGATCCAGTCAACATCCACTTGGAAATAAAGACGGCGAAAAAGCACCGAAGCAAGCAGAAGACATCAGCCGCGAGACAGATTCTTATTAAGTGCCAGAAAAACAGGTGAGGAAAAGTTCTTTTCTTCGCCTGTTTTTGCGTTTCTCCGTTATTCTCAACTTTTTTTAAATGACATCTTCTTCCGGGTGCAATAGTATCGTATAATGGCTGTTGGAGTGCCTTTTTCGTTCCTCACGAAACGCAAAAGGCCCTTCTTTTTTGGACCGACATTACATTTTCGGAAAGGGTTTTCTTATGAAAGAAGCTACACAACCAACGAAATACGAATACTTGGCCGACGATCCGAATGTCAAAGTCATACCGATCATGTTGTCCTTGATCATCGGCGCTTTTTTTGCAATATTGAACGAAACCTTGCTGAATATCGCACTCACGACACTCATGCATGAATTTGATATCACGTTGCCCACTGTTCAATGGATGGCGACAGGATTCATGTTAGTGATGGGAATTGTAATCCCGGTTTCCGCCCTGTTATTGCAATGGTTCACGACACGTCAATTGTTCTTGGGAACGATGATCGTATTTACTATCGGAACAACAATCAGTGCCATGGCCCCCACTTTTGCCATTCTATTAGTCGGACGTCTCATCCAAGCGGTCGGGACTGGTCTCCTGATGCCAATCATCTTTAATGTGTTCCTGTTGATCTATCCACCGCACCGACGCGGGAAAGTTATGGGGCTTATCGGATTGGTCATCATGTTCGCCCCGGCGATCGGGCCCACCTTATCCGGAGTCATTGTCGAATATCTCGGTTGGCGTTTTTTATTCATCACCGTGATTCCATTCGCTTTATTCTCCATTGTGTTCGCATCCAAATATTTGATCAACGTATCGGAAGTAACCCGACCGAAGATCGACGTTCTATCTATCGTATTTTCCACGATTGGATTCGGGGGAACCATCTACGGTTTCAGTGCTGTCGGCGAAAGTGAAGCCGGTTTCTTCAGCCCGACTGTTATCGTCTCTATTCTAGCGGGATTGACGGGGATTGTTTTATTCGCCATCCGGCAACTTAAGTTGCAAGAGCCGGTCATGGATTTACGAGTGTTCAAATATCCCATGTACACCCATTCGGTCATCATGTTTTTAATCATCATCATGGCAATGTTCGCATCCGAAATCATTTTGCCGATCTATATGCAAGGTCCCTTGGCATTGTCGGCGGCGACGGCGGGATTGGTCTTATTGCCGGGCAGCCTGTTGAACGGTGTGATGTCGCCGTTCATGGGTGCTCTATTCGATAAATTCGGACCAAGATTGCTGATGATCCCCGCGACCTTCGTACTGAGTGGGACGATGTTTATGATGAGCCGATTGGATCTCGATACTCCGCTTTGGGTCGTAGTTGTCGGATATATCCTGCTGATGCTTTCCATCTCAGCGATTATGATGCCGGCCGAAACGAACGGATTGAACCAGCTGCCAAAGCAGCTCTATCCGCACGGCACCGCAGTGATGACCACCTTACAGCCCGTTGCTGGGGCCATTGGGGTGTCTGTCTTTATCGGCATCATGAATGCCCGGCAGCTCCATTTCCTGAAAGATGTAACAAACCCGCTGGACCCTGCCGCAATCCAGCAGGCGATGGTGGCGGGCGTGGAACTTGTCTACTTCATCGCCTTCGCCATGTCCCTCGTGGCCATTCTATTGGCATTCACCGTGTATCGGGCAGTGCCGGAAGAGGCCCCAAAAGACGTATGATCAATAGCAGTCCGAAATGGACAATGCTTTCCGGTGCCTGGGGCGCATTCGAATGCCACGAGCACCGGAATATGATAAAATAGGAGCGGAAACTGTTGTAGAAAGAAGGTCGGAAATGGGTCTTTTTTTATTGAAACGATCCGCGGAAGCCGGCATCGTTCTGCTTCTTGGAAGCTTGCTATGCTTTGCATTCATTCGCATTCTGCCAGGAGACCCCGCAGCGGCAATGTATGGTGAGCAGCTGCAGAAACTGTCCGATGCGGAGCGGGAGCGGATTGCAGTGAACCTTGGCTTGGATGAACAGCTTCCCGTCCAGTATTTTAAATGGGCTGGACAGGCTCTTCAGGGGAACTGGGGAGCCTCCTATCTTTCCGGGGAACCCGCGGACGCCGTCGTCATGCGAACTTTTTATCCAACGGCAGTACTGCTGATTGCATCGCAATTACTTCTTATCGGCTTGGCCCTCCTGTTTGGGATAACATCAGCCATCCGGCGAAACACATTCTACGACCGCACTGTCCTCTTGTTCAGCGTGATCCTCATGGCGGTCCCCTCCTTCTGGCTTGCACTAATGATGATGCTATTATTCACAATCCAGATGGGTGTCCTGCCTTCTTCCGGTATGGGTGACGGAACCTTCTCCCTCAAACATCTCATCATGCCAGCGCTTGTCCTCGCGCTGTCTCATGCCGGTTTTTATATCCGACTATTTCGGAACCACCTCACCTTATCTGCAGAACAAGATCATATATTTGCGCTTCGGGCGCGCGGCATTTCGAAACACCGCATTTGGGTTAGCCATATCTTTCCCAACGCCGCCGTTCCGCTTATTACTTACACCGGTACTTCGCTCGCCATTTCGTTGGCGGGCTCCATTGTGGTAGAAACGATTTTCTCGTGGCCCGGTATGGGGCGTCTTGCCCTGAAATCGGCGCTCGCCCACGATTATCCCGTCCTGCTGGCGATCATTTTGCTCAGCATGGGATTTGTCATTATCGTCAATTTACTGTCCGACCTTGCCACAGCCTGGATTGATCCGCGGCTTCGGCAGAAAGTGGCAGGCAAGGAGGAGAGACTATGAGAAGAGTCCTGACATCGCCGGTCCTAGCGGCGATCCTCCTTCTTTCGATTATCGTTGTATCTGCACCTTTGCTCACTGCACATGACCCGCTTGAAATCCGGATGGACCAAGTGTTACAGCCTCCAAGCGGCGACCATCCGATCGGTACCGACGAACTTGGTAGAGATGTCTGGGCGCGGCTGCTATATGGGGGCAGAATCTCGCTGGCGGTCGGCTTCCTATCCATGATTCTTACTGTATTTTGGGGTGTCCTTCTAGGGACCATCAGCGGCCTCGCCGGAGGGATAACCGACCGGGTGATTATGCGCTTGGCCGAT is drawn from Sporosarcina sp. FSL W7-1349 and contains these coding sequences:
- a CDS encoding UDP-N-acetylmuramoyl-L-alanyl-D-glutamate--2,6-diaminopimelate ligase, whose translation is MDTEKLFAILPNKEIIGELPATVTDMAVDSRAVNAGGVFVCIEGFTVDGHDFVGKAVDNGARVIVASKPVDVDPDKVAVVLVDDTSRAVGLLASRFYSYPSRKMTMIGVTGTNGKTSVSNIIHAILQESGERSAVSGTIGFNLDGILYETENTTNDVLTTQGMIARAVQEGCSTMAMEVSSHGLVEGRLAGAEFDIAVFTNLTHDHLDFHGTMEDYGYAKGLLFAQLGQDLEKRKFAILNADDEWSERMGQMTPFPALTYGIRNDAMFRASGIVLAADRTTFRLASPEGEFEVDMKLIGEFSVYNALAAIAALFAKGMGTEEIIGHLEKISSVKGRMEKVETSLPLTIYIDYAHSPDAIEKAIHAVLPYKKNKLIFVIGTGGNRDRKKRPVMAEKASVADYVILTTDDPRDEPYESILSELEAGMTHDRYACIGDRAEAVRHAVSVAEEDDIIIFAGKGHEDFQIIGNVKHPHSDASIALEAAEQKFGAGQMKK
- a CDS encoding aldehyde dehydrogenase, which codes for MNFTAEQAESLIAHQRAYYFTGGTRNAAFRKKMLRQLKQAIESNEQAIYEALHHDLGKSDFEAYVTEIGFVLSSISYMLDHLDEWLQPEAVKTPIHLQPASSRIIREPYGSVLIIGPFNYPFQLVMEPLIGAIAGGNCAVVKPSETAVHTAAIVKKIISETFPTEYICVIEGEREETATLIHASFDYIFFTGSAEVGKIVMKAAAERLTPITLELGGKSPALVDQTADLAKAAERIIWGKFINNGQTCIAPDYVLIHHSVHEQFVSEMVQVLHRFYGKDASVSPDYGRIVNQKQFDRLARIIQREREHLFYGGSSRRDDLYMEPTLLCNVVWDGPAMEEEIFGPILPILLYDNLAEAIHHIRLLPKPLAAYMFTENKQAAEYFIENVPFGGGCINDTISHVGNIHLPFGGVGPSGMNAYHGKTSFETFTHAKSLLKRSTAIPMRIAFPPYKDKLKWIKPLLR
- a CDS encoding catalase encodes the protein MNQDQNKNQTTNEENEMTLTNRQGHPITNNQNLRTVGNRGPATLENYDFIEKLSHFDRERIPERVVHGRGAGAHGYFEAYGSVGDEPVSKYTRASLFQEKGKQTPVFVRFSTVIHGGHSPETLRDPRGFAVKFYTEDGNWDLVGNNLKIFFIRDAIKFPDMIHAFKPDPITNIQDSERFFDFCASSPESFHMVTFIYSPWGIPANYRQMQGSGVNTYKWINSEGEAVLIKYHWEPKQGIKNLTQKQAEEIQAKNFNHATQDLYDAIERGDYPEWELFVQIMSDDEHPELDFDPLDDTKLWPNDQFPWLPVGKLVLNRNPEDYFSEVEQSAFGTGVLIDGLDFSDDKMLQGRTFSYSDTQRHRIGANYLQLPINAPKKRVATNQSGGQMQYKVDRAPGQNPHINYEPSILGGLQEAKQDGKEHTPRIEGNLVRESIDRNDNTKQAGETYRAFEDWEKDELINNLVNDLSTCDPRIQKKMIALAEEADEEYGRRLQEGLQKADADGSSQHPLGNKDGEKAPKQAEDISRETDSY
- a CDS encoding MDR family MFS transporter, giving the protein MKEATQPTKYEYLADDPNVKVIPIMLSLIIGAFFAILNETLLNIALTTLMHEFDITLPTVQWMATGFMLVMGIVIPVSALLLQWFTTRQLFLGTMIVFTIGTTISAMAPTFAILLVGRLIQAVGTGLLMPIIFNVFLLIYPPHRRGKVMGLIGLVIMFAPAIGPTLSGVIVEYLGWRFLFITVIPFALFSIVFASKYLINVSEVTRPKIDVLSIVFSTIGFGGTIYGFSAVGESEAGFFSPTVIVSILAGLTGIVLFAIRQLKLQEPVMDLRVFKYPMYTHSVIMFLIIIMAMFASEIILPIYMQGPLALSAATAGLVLLPGSLLNGVMSPFMGALFDKFGPRLLMIPATFVLSGTMFMMSRLDLDTPLWVVVVGYILLMLSISAIMMPAETNGLNQLPKQLYPHGTAVMTTLQPVAGAIGVSVFIGIMNARQLHFLKDVTNPLDPAAIQQAMVAGVELVYFIAFAMSLVAILLAFTVYRAVPEEAPKDV
- a CDS encoding ABC transporter permease, with the protein product MPRAPEYDKIGAETVVERRSEMGLFLLKRSAEAGIVLLLGSLLCFAFIRILPGDPAAAMYGEQLQKLSDAERERIAVNLGLDEQLPVQYFKWAGQALQGNWGASYLSGEPADAVVMRTFYPTAVLLIASQLLLIGLALLFGITSAIRRNTFYDRTVLLFSVILMAVPSFWLALMMMLLFTIQMGVLPSSGMGDGTFSLKHLIMPALVLALSHAGFYIRLFRNHLTLSAEQDHIFALRARGISKHRIWVSHIFPNAAVPLITYTGTSLAISLAGSIVVETIFSWPGMGRLALKSALAHDYPVLLAIILLSMGFVIIVNLLSDLATAWIDPRLRQKVAGKEERL